From Arachis stenosperma cultivar V10309 chromosome 2, arast.V10309.gnm1.PFL2, whole genome shotgun sequence, one genomic window encodes:
- the LOC130962272 gene encoding uncharacterized protein LOC130962272 encodes MSLWWLCNLIRLQQLTRIISTWAPLLIYSATWVTLLTLTVAVASLSPEVAFVSAISPSSSFSQKCTNNNNIKPIIHNNNVEGSTNIRVPLDFPGDTLCFPVELFFKSRIDLIVPPIFAAVVVAASAFVVLALGLWEHDQH; translated from the coding sequence atgtccCTTTGGTGGCTCTGTAATCTAATCCGTTTGCAGCAGCTGACAAGAATAATAAGCACATGGGCACCACTACTAATCTATTCAGCCACATGGGTCACCCTACTAACCTTAACTGTGGCAGTGGCTTCTTTGTCCCCTGAAGTGGCTTTTGTCTCTGCCatatctccttcttcttcattctcccAAAAGTGcaccaataataataacatCAAACCTATTATTCATAATAATAATGTTGAAGGGTCCACTAACATTAGAGTCCCTTTGGATTTTCCAGGAGACACGCTTTGTTTCCCAGTTGAGCTTTTCTTCAAGTCTAGAATTGATCTCATTGTTCCGCCAATCTTTGCGGCGGTTGTTGTTGCTGCTTCTGCTTTCGTCGTTCTTGCTTTGGGCTTGTGGGAGCATGATCAACATTAA